The Gemmatimonadaceae bacterium genome contains the following window.
CACGGCGCGACGGCCCGAGATCTCTCCGGCACGGGCACCGACACCGCGCCAGACGCCAACGTAATTCAGGTGCTGGCTGGTGGTACTATCCGAAAGTCGAGCGGGACGGGAACCAGCACCATTCACGCGCGCGTGGAGATGGCCGGCACGTTCGAGTTCGTCTCGGGCACCATCAACGTACAAGGCACCTGCGACAACCCCATTCCAAGCGCGACCGGGTCCGGCACATTAACCGGTAGCTGCGGAGCGTACCCGTAACGCCCTCGCACGCTGACGCTCACCCGTAGCAGTCCTCTGTGTCTCTGTGCCTCTGTGGCAATGCAGTTAGAACAGCCCGAGCTGCTCGCCAAGCTGGGCAGGGTCCGTCGGCACCTGCCCCAGTGCCGCCTGCAGCCAGCGCACATTCGCCGGCGAATGCCCACTGAAGTGGTTGTTCACATACCCGTACACAGGCACGCGAACCGATAGCGCGGGCAGCACCTCGGCCCAGGCCTCCAACTCCGCCGTGCGATCCACCTGCACGTGTGAGTAGTCCGTGATCTTCCGGTCGGGTCCCATCCAGCGCACATAGGCGTGTGTCGTGCTCGTCGGCCGCGTAGCGAGCTCGAGCATCCACTTCCGCGGGATCCAGCGCGCATCGACCAAGGCCAGCGCCACGTTGCGCTGCGAGAGCAGTTCGTGCGTTCGCTCGTTGATCCAGCCCTTTTGCCGGAACTCGATGGCGAAACGGAGGTCGTCCGGCAACGCGTGCAGGAAGTCCTCGAGCGGGTCAATCTCGTGCGGCGCGAAGTCAGGCCCGCACTGGATCAGGATGGGGCCGAGCTTGGGCCCGAGCTCCCGCGCCACGTCGAAGAACCGCTGCGCAACCTCTAGCGCGCTCTCGTCGAAGCGCCGCTCGTGCGTGATCTCCTGCGGCAGCTTGAGCGCAAAGACGAAGTGCTCGGGCGTGCGGTCGCGCCATCCGCGCACGTTCTTGACCGCTGGGATGGCGTAGAAGGTGGAGTCAACCTCTACGGTATCGAAGGCCCGCGCGTAGGTGGCCAGAAAGTCCACCGCGCGGGTGCGGGCCGGATACATCGGCCCGACCCACGCGGGGTAGTTCCAACCCTGGCAACCGAGGTGCAGCGACAACGCCTTACGGGACGACCGGGCCGAGGTAGCGGATGATGATCTGGCCGTTCCCAACGCCAACCGCGGCGGTGTTCACCTGGTTGGTGCCGGTGTTGAGCGAGCCGCCGCCGCCGGCGACCCAACCGCCGTCGCCGCCGGAGTAGCCACCGCCACCGCCGCCGCCGTAGTCACCGTTGCCCGCGCCGCCGGCACCGAAGCCGCCCTGGGCGTCATTCCCGCTGACGAGGGCCTGGGTGCCGCCGAGCAGTCCGTTGGCCCAGGAGCGGCCACCGAAGCCGACGAACGCGGCCCACCAGTCGGCGTAGTCATCGGCACCATTGCCGAAGAACCCGCCGCCACCCGAGCCGTACGCATACGGCGACGTGAGCAGGCCGCCCAACCCGAGCTCGGTGGTCTTGACCGCGCAGACGTTGGACGGCGATTCGCCGCTGCCCACGCCGCCGTAGCCAACCGTGGTGGCATCGCAGCCATTCTGCGACGAACTCGCGCGCGCGCCAGCACCACCGCCGCCGACAAGCAGCGGGGTGTTCGACATGTCGACGACGAAGCTGCCGCCGCCGCCACCGCCGTTCTGGTTACTGCCCTGACCCACGCCGGCCTGGCCCACCGCCAGCTGCAACTGCGTGCCCTGGCTGAACTCGAACTCACCGCGCATCGACGCGCCGCGTCCACCGACGAACAATGGATTGCCGTTCGCACCCTGCGCACCGACCGCGGTGATCTCATACCGCCCGGTGAACGGCAGCGTAAAGGTCTGGATGCCGCCGGCCACCGTGACACCGCCCGCCAGCGCGGTGCCCGTGTACGCCGTGTTGCACTGGGCCTGCGACGGCCCCGTCGCGCCGGCCTGCGTGCAGTTCGTGAAGGTGAACTCCGTATTGCCGACAATCACCGCAAAGGTGACGTTCGTGTAGGCCGAGAAGCCCTGGAGCATCACGTACCAGTCGCCCGCACCCGGGTTGGCGATCGTACAGGTCTCGACCGTCCCACCGATGTACGGGGCGCAGAGGGTATCGCTCTCGAAGTAGTCGAGCACCTGCGGGCTCTGCCCGATCCGCAGGTACAGGTCCGGATCGCCGCTGCCGCCGAGCATCATCACGCGGAGCTGCGGCTGGCCGCCCGGAATCGAGAACACATAGTGGCGCTCCCCGCCGCCAACGTCGGAGATGCCGTTCACCACCGCGTCGTTCGCCACCTCGATCGGCGTGCGCGCCAGGCGCGCCGGCGAGTAGTCGCCGTTGCCGTCGGGGCTGACCGCACGCACGCGGAAGCGATACTCGGATGCCGGGTTGAGACCCGTCGCCGTGTACTCGCTAGCATTGGCCGCCGTTGTGCCGAGCAGCGCGAAGTCCGTGCAGGCCGCGCCTTCGCAGCCCTCGACCTCGAAGCCGCTCTCGAACGGCGCGTTGTCGGTCCAACGCAGCGTCACCGAGGTGCGGTCCGCCGTCTTGGCCACCGACGAGGCCGGAACCGGCAGGCCGGTCGACACCGCCGAGGCGTTCGACGGCAGCGACGGACCCGCAATGTTGAAGGCTCGCACCACATACGTGTACGACGTCCCGTAGGTCAGGCCGGTGTCGTCATACGTCACGCTGTTCGGCGCGATATCCGCCACCTGCGTGAAGTTGAGCGGGTCACCGCATCCGGTCTCGCAGCGGAAGACGCGGTATCCCGTCTCCGTGATGGCGTTATCGGTCCAGGTCAGGCGCACGCTGGTCCCCGACAGCGCCTGCGTCGCCAGGGCGGTGGCTGCCAGCGGCACGTTGGTGTTGGCCGCGGCGATGTTCGTGTAGCCCGCCGCCGGACCAATGTTGTTGAAGGACCGCACCCGGTACCGGTACGTCGTGTTGAGGCTGAGGCCCGTGTTGTTGTTGAAGGTCGTGATGTTCGGTCCAACCGTCGCCACCGGCGAGAAGTCGAGGCAGGCGGCACCGGCGCAGCGCTCGATCGAGAAGCCGCGCTCGTTGTCCGAGTTGTCGGTCCAGCTCAGTCCGATCGACGATCCGCTGAGCGTCGTGGCAGAAAGTCCGCTGGCGGCGGTGGGCACCACCATCGTCAGGTAGAACGTCGCCGATGGCGTCGAGTTGCCGATGGCGTTCGACGCCATCACGCGGTAGCCATAAGTCTGCCCCGGCGCGAGGCCGGCGTCATCGATGCGCAGCGTATCCGCGCCCGTCGTGCCGACCGTCACGTCAAAGACCACGCAGCCCACGCCGGCGCAGCGCTGCACCGTGAAGCCCGTCTCGTCAGTCGAGTTGTCCGTCCAGCCCAGGCGCGACTGCGTGCCCGAGAGCGCGAAGCCATCGAGAGCCGAGGGCGGGATCGGCACAATCAGCCCGACCGCGACCGCCGCCGAGTAGTTGCTCGTCCCGGCCGCGTTCACGTGCCGGACGCGGTACTCATAGGTCTCGCCCGGCGTCAGCGACTCGTCCAGATAGGTCACCGTCGGGCTGGTGACCGTCGTGACGGGCGCAAAGGCGCCGCAGGGGATGCCTTGGCAACGCTCAATCTCGGTGTCCGTCGCCAAGGTGTCGGCCGTCCAGGCAATCTGGATCGAGGTCGTGGACATCGCCTGCGAGGTCGTGATCAGCGGATCGCCAGGCAGGATGGTGTTCGCATACGCCACGTTGGTAAACGTGGTCACGCCGGCCAGGTTGCTGGCCTGCACGCGATAACGATACTCGTTGCCCACCGAGACGTCCGTATCGGAGTAGCCCGTGCCATCGGCGGCCACGGTCGCCACCTGCACGAAGTCAATGTCGTCCACGCAGGGCGAGCCGACGCAGCGCTGGACGATGAACTCGTCCTCGTTGCCCGAGTTGTCCGTCCAACTGATGTCGATCTGCGTGCCGCTGGTCGTCACGGCACTCAAGGCCGTCGGCGGCAGCGGGAAGTCCGTGCTGGCCGGGACCTCGGCCGAGAAGGCCGAGACGCCCGCCGCATTCGCGGCGTAGATGCGGTACTGGTAGTCCTCTCCGTCGGCGAGGCCCATATCCTGGTAGCTCGTCGCGTCGGCGCCGAGCGTGGCGACGAGCGCGTAGCTGCTGCAGCCAGCGCCCAAGCAGCGCTCGACGCGGTACTCGGCTTCATTGTCGGCGTTGTCCGTCCACGCCAGGTCGATCTGCGTCGCGGAGATGGTTGTGGCCGCCAGGTCCGTCGGCGCCGCCGGCGTGATGGTCGTGGCCGTGGCTTCCGCCGACACCGGCGAGTCGCCCGCGTCGTTGGAGGCGTAGACCCGATACGTGAACGACTCCTCGGGATCGAGCCCGGTGTCGCTGTACGCCTGGCTACCGGCGGGTAGCGCCGTCAGCAGCGAGAAGCTGCTGCACGCCGCCCCCACGCAACGTTCCACGGTATAGCCCGTCTCGTTGTCCGCCGCGTCGACCCAGGTCAACGCAATCTGCGAACCCGAGACCGTAGTCGCGACCAAGCTCGTCGGCTGCGCCGGCACTGACGTGCTGATGGTCACCACCTCCGAGGGGTTCGAGACGCCATTCGCGTTCTCGGCCCGGATGCGGAAGCGATACGTTGTCGCGGCCGCCAGTGAAGCGTCGGCATACACCGTCGCGTCGGCGGCGGTGGTCGCCGCCGGCGCGAAGTCCGTGCAGGCCAAGCCCGTGCAGCGCTCGACGACAAAGCCCGTCTCGTCACCGCTGTTGTCCGTCCAGCTCAGCGAGATCTGCGTGTCCGAATCCGTGTTGGCCATCAGGGCCGACGGAATCGACGGCACGTTGGTGATTGCCTGCTGCGGCGGCTCGGAGTACGCCGACGTGCCGGCACCGTTGATGGCGCGCACGCGGTACGCATACGTCTCACCCGGCGTCAGCGCCTCATCGAGATAGCTCGTGACATTGGCCCCGACTGTCGCGACGACAGCCGTCGGCGTGCACCCATCGCCCGCGCAGCGGGCGATCTCGAAGCCCGACTCGTTGTCCGAGAGGTCCGTCCAGGCCAGCTCGATCTCCGACGGAGACGCCGACGTGGCGGTGAGCGCACTCGGCGCGGCCGGCAGCAGCGTCGACACGGTCACCTCGGTCGAATAGAACGAGGATCCGTTGCCGATCGCACGGACGCGGTAGCGATACTGCTCCTCGCCCGGCAGCCCGGCGTCGTCATACGACGTCGCGTCGGCGCCAAGCGTGGCGATCTCCGTGTAGTCCGAGCAGCCAGCGCCCGCGCAGCGCTCGACGCGATAGCCCGTCTCATCCGTCGCGTCGTCCGTCCATGAGAGGCTCGTCGAGGTTGTCGACGTGGCCACACCCGCAAGGCCGGTGGGCGTGGCGGGCACGGCGGTGGAGGCCTGGCCGGTGTTGCTGTAGCCGGAGGCACTCACGCCGTTGTAGGCGCGCACGCGATACCGGTACACGGTCCCCACCGAGAGATCGAGGTCAGAGTAGCTGACGGAGTTCTCACCCGTCGTCGCCACCTCAACGAAGTCCGAGCAGGCTGCACCCGCGCAGCGCTCGATGCGGTAGCCCGACTCGTTGCCCGCGACGTCCGTCCAGGCGAGGTCGATCCGGTCGCCAAACACCGTCGTCGCGCCGAGGCCCGAGGGCGCCACCGGCGAGAAGGTGTTCGCCAGCACCGTCGGCGCGTAGGCCGACGCACCGGCGGCGTTGTAGGCGCGCACGCGGAACGAGTAGAAGGTGCTCAACGCCAAGCCGGTGCTCGAGAAGAAGGTCTCGTCCGGCCCGACCGTGCCCACTTCAATGAAGGACGAGCAGCCCGCGCCCGAGCACTGCTCGATACGGTAGCCGTCCTCGTTGTCGGCCGCGTCGGCCCAGGAGATGTCGATCTGCGAGCCGGAGATCACCGCGGCGGTGACGCTCGCCGGCACGCCCGGCAGCAGCGTCGTCGCCTCGACCTCGGGAATCGCGTCCGAGGCGCCCGACACGTTGATGCCGAAGATACGGTAGCGATACGCCGTCTCCTCGGAGACCGAGAGGTCTTCGTAGATGTTCGTGTTGGGCGGGAGATCGATCAGCGTTGTGAAGTCCGTGCAAGACACGCCTTCGCAGCGCTCAATCCGGTACAGGTCCTCGTTCGGGGCGTTGTCGTCCCAGGCGAGGTTGATCTGCGTCGCCGAGACCGTGGTCGCGACGAAGTTCGACGGTGAGAACGGACGCAGCGTGTTCGCGCTGGCCTCCGCGGTGTAGGCCGAGTTCGCGACGTTGTTGATGGCGCGCACGCGGTAGCGGTACTCGCCATCCACCGGGACGCTCGTGTCCTCGTAGCTGGCGCTGTTCGGCGGCAGCGACACGATCTCCGCGAAGTCGGAGCAGGCCGCGCCCGTGCAGCGCTCGACCGAGATCGAGAGCTCGTTGTTTGCGTTCTCCGTCCAGGCCAGGTCGATCTGCGTGCCGTTGATGGTCGTCGCCGACAGCGCGGTCGGGGCCGCCGGGGCGAAGGTGTTCGTCGACGAGACGTTGCTGTAGCCCGAGATGCCGTTGCCGTTCAGCGCCTGGACCCGATAGCTGTAGCTCTGGTCGGCCAGCGCGGTCCCGTCGGGATACGACGTATTGTTGGGGCCGAGCAGCGCGATCTGGGCAAAGCTCACGCAACCGGCGCCGACGCAGCGCTCGATGATGTACTGCGTCTCGTTGTTCGCGTTGTCCGTCCACGCGAGGTTGACCTGCGTGGCCGAGGCCGCGACGGCCGTCAGGTCCGACGGATCGGCGGGCAGGTTCGTCTCGGCCTGGGCGGTGCCGGAGTACGCCGACATGCCGACCGCATTCACGGCACGTAGGCGGTAGCGGTACAACACGCCGGCCGTGAGGCCCGCATCCGTGTACGCCACGGCGCTGGCCCCGGTGGTGCCGACGAGCACGAAGTCCGAGCAGGCGGCGCCTTCGCAGCGCTCGACCTCGAACGCGGTCTCAAACGGCCCGTTGTCCGTCCACGCGAGGTCGATCCGCGTCGACGAGAACGTCGTGGCAACCAGGGCGCTCGGCGCGTCCGGCAGGAAGGTGTTCGCCGAGGTCACGTTCGAGACCGGCGACCAGCCCACCGCGTTGTTCGACAGCACGCGGTACGCGTAGTAGAGATCCGGCGCGACCGTATCATCAGTGTACGAGGTCGAGTCGCGCGGCACGGCCCCGATCTGCGCGAAGTCCACGCAGGCCTGGCCCGTACAGCGCTCGATCACGAACTCGTTCTCGTTGTCCGAGGGGTCCGTCCAGCTGATCCCGATGGACGTCCCGGACAGCGTCGTGGCGATGGCGTTCGACGGCGCCGCGGGCGCGGCCACGAGGATCGACACCGGGGCCGTGTAGGCGGAAAGATCGGCGAAGTTCGAGTGCGCGACGCGGTACCGGTAGGTCAGGCCCGGCGTGATGGTCGCATCCTCGAAGACCTGCGGATCGGTGGCCAAGACAGCCCCGACCTGGGCGAACGACAGGCAATCGACGCCCTCGCAGCGCTCGATGATCGTGGAGACGACCGGTCCCACAGCCGGATCCACGCCGACGGTCCAGTAGACCTGGACGGTGGCCGGGTTCGCGACCAGCGTGAGCTCCGTCGGCACCGGCGGATCCTGCGTGCTCACCGTCGACAGGGCGGAGAACCCGGAGAAGCCCGAGGCGTTGAACGCGCGCACGCGATACGTGAAGCGCGTGTCCGCCGACAGGGTGAGGTCGGAGTAGACCACGACATCCGCACCGACCGTCGCGATCTCCGTGAAGTCCGTGCAGTCCACGCCGTCGCAGCGCTCGATGCTGAAGCCCGCTTCGTTGTTGGACTCGTCCGTCCAGACCAGGTCGGCCGAGGTCTCCGTCGTGGTCGTGGCCGCGAGGCCACTCGGCGCCGTCGGCACGAAGGTCGTCGAGGTGGCCTCGTTGGTCGGCGCCGAGCGGCCGAACAACGTTGCCGCGCTCACGCGATACGTGTAGGACTCGTCCGCCGAGAGGCCGGTGTCGTTGTACGCCACCACATCGGCCGGCAGCGAGTCGAGCACGGTGAAGTCCGCGCAGGCCGCACCGACGCAGCGCTCGATGACGAAGCCGTTCTCGTCACCCGAGTTGTCCAACCAGGCCAGTGCGATCTCCGTCTGGCTCTGGGTCGTCGTCACCAAGGCCGTCGGCGCGTTGGCGACGATCGTCGCCAGGGCCGCGGCCGCCGTGTAGTTCGACGGCCCGACGTTGTTGACGGCCCGGACGCGGAAGAAGTAGAGGGTGTTCGCCACGACTGAGGCGTCCACGAAGGCCGTGGAATCCGCCGCCGGGATGGCGTACGACTCCACGATGTTCGAGCAGTCGGACAGGTCGCAGCGCTCGAGCGTGAAGCCCGTCTCGTTGTCGGCGTTGTCCGTCCAGGTGACGAGCACCTGGCCCGTGGTGACCGAGTAGCTCAGGCCCGTCGGGTCGGCCGGCGTGCGCGTGTTGGCCGCCACCGTGTCCGACGGCGCACCCGTGCCCGACACGTTCAGCGCGCGAATGACATAGCGATAGTCGTTGCCCGGCGTGACGGTGATGTCCGAGTAGACGCCGTCCGCCGGGTCTGCCGTGTCGATGACCGTGAGGTTCGTGCAGCCGACGCCCGTGCAGCGCAGGATCTCCTGCGAGGTCACGTTCGGGCCTGTGGAGAGCGTCCAGAAGAGGTTGATCTCGGTGCCCGAGGTGACCCCAGAGAACAAGGTCGCCGGCGCGGTCGGGACCTGCGTCGTCGCCGTGGCCGGACCGGCGTAGGCCGACGATCCAGATGAGTTGGTCGCGCGGATCTGATACTGGTAGACGTTGCCCTGCGTCACCGTGCCGTCCGAGAACGCGGTGATCCCCGGCGGCAGCGTCTGCAGAGGCGCGAAGTCCGCGCAGCCTGCGCCGGTGCAGCGCTCAATCTCGATCTGCGTTGCGTTCGTGGTGTTGTTCGTCCACGCCAGGTCCACCTGCGTGGCTGAGACCGCGACTGCCGTCAGCGTGCTCGGCGCAGCAGGCAGCTGGGTGTTGGCCGACGCCGTGTTCGAGAAGCCGGAGTTGCCGGCCAGGTTGAACGCGCGGAGACGGTACTCGTAGTCCGCGCCGGCGGTGGCACCGACATCGGAGTAGTTGAAGACATCGGCCGCGACCGTGTCGTAGGGCGTGAAGCCCACGCAGCCCACGCCGGTGCAGCGCTGGATCTCGAAGCCGTTCTCGTTGTTCGAGGCGTCCACCCAGGCCAGGTCGATGCGCGTGGCGCTGATGGTCGTCGCCGACAAGGTCGTCGGCGCATCCGGCAGCAGCGTGTTCGCCGTGGCGATGTTGGTGTAGGCCGAGTTGCCGGCCACGCCCGTGGCCCGCACCTGGTAGCGGTACGTCACGCCGACAACGACCGTCAGGTCGGAGAACGACACCGGGGTCGTCGCCACCGTGTCGATCGCCGCGAAGCCCGTGCAACCGCCGCCTGAGCAGCGTTCGATGATGAAGCCGGTCGACGGCGCGTCAGCGATCGACGCATCCGTCCAGGCGAGATCGATCCGCGTGCCGTTTACGAGCGTAGCTGTCAGCGTCGTCGGGGCCAGCGGCGCGCGCGTGTTTCCCGCGACGATGGTCGAGGTCGCCGTGGACACCACCGCATTGAAGGCGCGGATACGGTAGCCGTAGTCGTTGCCGAAAGTGACGCCCGTGTCCTGGAAGCTGGTGACGTTGGACGCGACGTCGGCGACCTGCGCGAAGCCCGTGGTGCAGCCCGCGCCGGTGCAACGCTCGATGCGATAGCCGGTTTCCGTTGTGGCGTTGTCGGTCCAGCTGAGGTCGATCCGCGTGCCGCTGACCGTCGTGGCCGTGACACCCGTGGCGGTGGCCGGCGGGATGGTGTTGGCCTCCTCCTCCGTGGAGTAGGCCGAGGCCATCACGTTGTTGATGGCGCGGACGCGATAGCGATAGGTCTGGTTGTAGACGATGCCCGTGGTGTTGCTGTAGCTCGTCGCGCCGGCCGGTAGCGTCGCGATGTTCGTGAACGTGTCGCAACCCGCGCCGGCGCAGCGCTCGACTTCGTAGCCCGTCTCGTTCGTCGCGATGTCGTTCCACGCGAGGTCGATCTGCGTGACGGACACGGTCGTGGCGGCCAGCCCCGTGGGCGCCGCCGGACCGAAGGTGTTTGCGGCGACCACGGCGGTCGCGTTCGACGTGCCCACCGCGTTGAGCGCGCGCACGCGCCAGCGGTAGTTGTTGTCTTGCGTCAGCGCGTCGTCGCTGTAGGCGACGGTGTTCGCCGGGACCGTGTCAACGGGCGCCGGCGTGCAGGTGGTGCCCAGGCAGCGCTCGATAATGAAGCCCGTCTCGTTGTCCGAGTTGTCGGTCCAGGTGAGGTCCACCTGCGTACCCGAGGCGACCGTCGCGCCCAGCGCGCTCGGCGCCAGCGGTAGGCGACGGATCTCGACCGTCAGTTCATAGTGGCCAACGGTACTCGGCGCGACGCCGTCCACGCGGAGCTTGTGCACCTCCGTGTTGGTCGGGACAAACACGAGCCGCGAGTCGCTACCCGCGCCGTTGTCGTCCTGCGCCACCTGCGTGACTGAGTCATTGCGGAACAGCGTGACGCGCGTGTCGAGCGGCGACGGGTTCTCGGTGAGCCGACGCGCCCGCGTCTCCACGAAGAGCGAGTCGCCAGCGCGGAGATCGACGTTGTACCAATCAGACGGCTTGGCACCGGTGAGATTGCGACCCGTGACGACTTCCGGCTGCTCCGGGACCAGCGGCGGCAGCGGCACTGGCGCTGCCTCCACCACGTTCCATTGCCGGGTATTCGACCACGGCACGTCATCCGCGTTGAGGCGCGGGAACGTCGCACGACCACGTACGAACCAGGTGCCGGGCCCCGTGACTTGGATCAGGGCCGGCAACTCGCTGGGAGCGAACAAGCGCGTCGTGCCGGGATCAGTCGCAAAGGTCGCGTCCGTGGAGTACTGCAGGGTGTATCCCGTCGCGGCCGGCAACGTGGCGAACGGAATCCGCTGCGTGAAGCTCGACACGTCCGGAATGGCGGGAATGTCGAGCGCGGGCGCCGCCTCGGCGTACGGCACCGTCGGCGTGGACGTCTGGCCGCGCTGTACCTGCACGCCTGCCACCCGCCCGTAGTACTGCACCTGGCCGAGTGCCCGGCCCTCGATGATCAGCTCATAGCTGCCCTCGGGCAGCCCGTTGATTCGGCCCGTCCAGTTGCCTCCCGACTGCGTGAGGTCCACGCTCCGCGTCTCGGTGCCGAACACGCGCGCCGTGACCGAGGTCGGCTGTACGACGTTTGCGACCTTGCTGGTGTCCAACCGCACCAATTCGATGCGCGGTGCGATGTGGCCCTCCGTCGGTGCGCGCAGCGGCGCATCGCAGGAGACCAGGAGGAGAGCCGCGACGGACCCAGCGGCGAAGCCAAGATGACGGCGATTCATATAGGTGTCGTCGACTTACGGTGTGACCGGCACGGAAATCGTGATCGAACCGCCTGAACTGCCACTGCCACCACCACCGCCACCGAGTGCGAGCGCGGCCGCGGCCCCTCCACCGATGATGGCCGCCCAGGCCCAGCGCGGCATCCCGCGCCGTTGCGGCTGCGCGGCGGCCTGCGCCACGACGAGCGGAACGGCCGCGCGGGTGGTCTGGCCCGCCACCACGGTGATCTCCTGCGTGCGCGACGGCACACCCGGTGCGGTCACTTCCATCCGATAGCGTCCACTCGCCGCGCGGAAGGTGAACGGTGCCGGCCCGTTGGCAGCCAGTTCCTCCCACTGCCAGGCCTCAAGCGGCGTCATCCGCACCGAGGCGTTCTGCGCGCCGGTGACGGTCACGACCACCGTGCCATAGCGGTGATTCTCCTGCGTGGCGACTTCCTGCGGCGTGCGCGTGTTCTGCGCGATGATGTTCTCTCGTGCGCGCGCGAGCAGGGGGCCGATCACCGTCGCGGGCGCGGCGCGCAGCCCGCCGCTCCACGTGCCGGCGTAGCGGCCCTGGAAGTCCACGAAGGGCGAACCGATGATCAGCGGCGGCAATGTGTCGAGCACCAGCGCGCCCTGCGGGCGGCCTTCCCAGCTTGCCAGCGAGGTCTGCACGGCGCTCGGCGTGCTGCAGTTGGCGAGTTGCACGCCCCACAGGGCCTGCCCGTCGAGCAACATCTGCGCGTCGCCCGCGAGCGTGTCGGGGCGCGCGGAAGGCAGCATCAACACGGCGAGGTTTGCCGTGGCATCCCAGGCGGCGACGCGCACGGCGCCGTCGGCGTCCACGGCGTCGGCGCCGCGGATGGCGTGGTACGAGGTGATGACGAGACGACCGCCATCGGCGGTGACGCCGGCCACGCAGGCCTGCGGCATGCCGAAGCGCGTGACATTGAGCGGCACGGTGGCGCGGAAGAGGCGGTCGCGCACGTC
Protein-coding sequences here:
- a CDS encoding DUF72 domain-containing protein — translated: MSLHLGCQGWNYPAWVGPMYPARTRAVDFLATYARAFDTVEVDSTFYAIPAVKNVRGWRDRTPEHFVFALKLPQEITHERRFDESALEVAQRFFDVARELGPKLGPILIQCGPDFAPHEIDPLEDFLHALPDDLRFAIEFRQKGWINERTHELLSQRNVALALVDARWIPRKWMLELATRPTSTTHAYVRWMGPDRKITDYSHVQVDRTAELEAWAEVLPALSVRVPVYGYVNNHFSGHSPANVRWLQAALGQVPTDPAQLGEQLGLF